One segment of Gasterosteus aculeatus chromosome 3, fGasAcu3.hap1.1, whole genome shotgun sequence DNA contains the following:
- the amph gene encoding amphiphysin isoform X10, translated as MAEIKTGIFAKNVQKRLNRAQEKVLQKLGKADETKDEQFEQVVVNFRRQESEGSRLQREMKAYMSAIKGMQQASINLTQSLHEVYEPDWHGKDDIMVIGKDCDAMWEDFHNKLVDSTLLNLDEYLLQFPDLKTRVAKRSRKLIDYDSARHHVETLQVSGMKNDRKMMKADEELKKAQKVFEELNVGLQDELPTLWDSRVGFYISTYKSVTNLEARFHREISQVCRQLYEVMTQLAEQHSDKMFTIQGAPSDSGPLRLARTPSPTEDESPPESPDAIANHMLRPVSPGPPRPKSPIQLKKGPPVPPPPKATPTKEVAEEQIINLFGGDFLPAPSLSQPNERPGESLLDMDFDAFQPDESVSPIPQTAVPWDMWAANAQTTEPQAADTNFVADWSADFGSLPANEDTSPGVEAPAVGLEGAQGRVQGGAQDLPQTDVWQPGADKATPSQDREVATAAEEDTTGQSFFADFDEMNEGPADSNGPPEALVREAADEQDKSSSPLAGEGHPSPPAGEGPPSPPAGEGPPSPPAGESPPSPPPGEGPPSPPAGEGPPSPPAGEGPPSPPAGEGPPSPPAGEKSSSLGSFGEALPVGAKVEELGGPSVGEEDTPGSSSNKSEPDEKMPIPSVVIEPASSNEGDDDRDADIISPTAISDNGVTLENQTIKHMSPSGGVSGLPDDFLYKVETMHDFEAANSDELELKRGDVVLVVPTASAEDQDAGWLTGIRESEWLTIGAGAHRGLFPENFTQHLE; from the exons GTGCTCCAGAAACTGGGAAAAGCAGATGAGACCAAAGATGAGCAGTTTGAACAAGTGGTCGTCAACTTCAGGAGACAGGAG TCTGAAGGTTCGCGGCTGCAGAGGGAAATGAAGGCCTACATGTCTGCCattaa AGGGATGCAGCAGGCCTCCATCAATTTGACCCAGTCTCTGCATGAAGTCTATGAACCAGACTGGCATGGCAAAGACGACATCATGGTCATTGGAAAG GACTGTGACGCAATGTGGGAAGACTTTCATAACAAGCTGGTGGACTCGACGTTGCTGAACCTGGACGAGTACCTGCTACAGTTTCCTGACCTCAAA ACCCGTGTGGCCAAAAGAAGTCGGAAATTGATTGACTACGACAGTGCTCGTCATCACGTAGAAACTCTGCAAGTGTCAGGCATGAAAAATGACCGTAAAATGATGAAG GCAGATGAAGAGTTGAAAAAGGCGCAGAAAGTGTTTGAGGAGTTGAACGTCGGCCTGCAGGATGAACTACCGACTCTCTGGGACAG CCGCGTTGGATTCTACATCAGCACCTATAAGAGTGTGACCAATTTGGAGGCCAGATTTCACCGCGAGatctctcag GTATGCAGGCAGCTGTATGAGGTGATGACACAACTGGCTGAGCAGCACTCTGACAAAATGTTCACCATCCAAGGAGCCCCAAG TGATTCAGGACCACTAAGACTGGCCAGAACCCCATCACCAACAGAAGACGAGAGTCCACCTGAGAGTCCAGATGCCATCGCTAATCACATGCTCCGTCCTGTCTCACCTGGACCACCGCGGCCCAAATCCCCTATACAG CTTAAGAAGGGGCCGCCGGTACCTCCACCACCAAAAGCCACACCTACCAAGGAGGTGGCAGAAGAGCAGATCATCAACCTATTTGGAGGGGATTTTTTACCAGCACCTTCCCTATCACAG CCTAATGAAAGACCAGGAGAATCTCTTCTTGACATGGACTTCGATGCTTTCCAGCCAGATGAAAGTGTTTCTCCAATACCACAG ACGGCTGTGCCTTGGGATATGTGGGCG gCAAATGCGCAAACAACTGAACCG CAGGCTGCAGACACCAACTTTGTCGCCGACTGGTCTGCCGACTTCGGTTCTTTGCCGGCAAATGAAGATACTTCTCCAGGAGTGGAGGCCCCTGCTGTAGGGCTGGAGGGGGCACAGGGGAGGGTTCAAGGGGGGGCCCAGGACTTGCCCCAAACAGACGTCTGGCAGCCAGGTGCAGACAAAGCTACCCCTTCCCAGGACAGAGAGGTAGCCACAGCAGCGGAAGAG GACACCACTGGCCAATCATTCTTTGCTGATTTTGATGAGATG AATGAAGGTCCTGCAGACTCAAATGGTCCTCCAGAAGCTTTAGTTCGAGAAGCTGCTGATGAACAAGACAAGTCTTCATCTCCCCTCGCTGGTGAGGGTCATCCATCTCCCCCTGCTGGTGAGggtcctccatctccccctgctggtgagggtcctccatctccccctgctggtgaaagccctccatctccccctcctGGTGAAggtcctccatctccccctgctggtgaaggtcctccatctccccctgctggtgaaggtcctccatctccccctgctggtgaaggtcctccatctccccctgcTGGTGAAAAGTCTTCATCTCTAGGCTCTTTTGGTGAGGCGCTTCCAGTAGGAGCGAAGGTAGAGGAACTTGGTGGGCCCTCTGTTGGTGAGGAGGATACTCCAGGAAGTTCTAGCAACAAAAGCGAGCCTGAT GAAAAAATGCCAATACCGTCCGTGGTAATCGAGCCTGCCTCCAGTAACGAAGGAGATGATGACCGGGATGCTGACATCATCTCTCCCACAGCCATCAGTGACAATGGTGTAACACTGGAAAACCAGACCATCAAACACATGAGTCCATCTGGTGGAGTGTCAGGACTCCCCGATGATTTCCTCTACAAG GTGGAGACAATGCATGACTTTGAGGCAGCAAATTCAGATGAGCTGGAACTGAAAAGAGGTGATGTGGTGTTGGTGGTTCCCACTGCCTCAGCAGAGGATCAG GATGCCGGCTGGCTCACAGGAATCAGAGAAAGTGAGTGGTTAACGATTGGTGCTGGGGCTCACAGAGGACTTTTCCCGGAAAACTTCACACAGCATTTGGAGTAA
- the amph gene encoding amphiphysin isoform X11 translates to MAEIKTGIFAKNVQKRLNRAQEKVLQKLGKADETKDEQFEQVVVNFRRQESEGSRLQREMKAYMSAIKGMQQASINLTQSLHEVYEPDWHGKDDIMVIGKDCDAMWEDFHNKLVDSTLLNLDEYLLQFPDLKTRVAKRSRKLIDYDSARHHVETLQVSGMKNDRKMMKADEELKKAQKVFEELNVGLQDELPTLWDSRVGFYISTYKSVTNLEARFHREISQVCRQLYEVMTQLAEQHSDKMFTIQGAPSDSGPLRLARTPSPTEDESPPESPDAIANHMLRPVSPGPPRPKSPIQLKKGPPVPPPPKATPTKEVAEEQIINLFGGDFLPAPSLSQPNERPGESLLDMDFDAFQPDESVSPIPQTAVPWDMWAANAQTTEPAADTNFVADWSADFGSLPANEDTSPGVEAPAVGLEGAQGRVQGGAQDLPQTDVWQPGADKATPSQDREVATAAEEDTTGQSFFADFDEMNEGPADSNGPPEALVREAADEQDKSSSPLAGEGHPSPPAGEGPPSPPAGEGPPSPPAGESPPSPPPGEGPPSPPAGEGPPSPPAGEGPPSPPAGEGPPSPPAGEKSSSLGSFGEALPVGAKVEELGGPSVGEEDTPGSSSNKSEPDEKMPIPSVVIEPASSNEGDDDRDADIISPTAISDNGVTLENQTIKHMSPSGGVSGLPDDFLYKVETMHDFEAANSDELELKRGDVVLVVPTASAEDQDAGWLTGIRESEWLTIGAGAHRGLFPENFTQHLE, encoded by the exons GTGCTCCAGAAACTGGGAAAAGCAGATGAGACCAAAGATGAGCAGTTTGAACAAGTGGTCGTCAACTTCAGGAGACAGGAG TCTGAAGGTTCGCGGCTGCAGAGGGAAATGAAGGCCTACATGTCTGCCattaa AGGGATGCAGCAGGCCTCCATCAATTTGACCCAGTCTCTGCATGAAGTCTATGAACCAGACTGGCATGGCAAAGACGACATCATGGTCATTGGAAAG GACTGTGACGCAATGTGGGAAGACTTTCATAACAAGCTGGTGGACTCGACGTTGCTGAACCTGGACGAGTACCTGCTACAGTTTCCTGACCTCAAA ACCCGTGTGGCCAAAAGAAGTCGGAAATTGATTGACTACGACAGTGCTCGTCATCACGTAGAAACTCTGCAAGTGTCAGGCATGAAAAATGACCGTAAAATGATGAAG GCAGATGAAGAGTTGAAAAAGGCGCAGAAAGTGTTTGAGGAGTTGAACGTCGGCCTGCAGGATGAACTACCGACTCTCTGGGACAG CCGCGTTGGATTCTACATCAGCACCTATAAGAGTGTGACCAATTTGGAGGCCAGATTTCACCGCGAGatctctcag GTATGCAGGCAGCTGTATGAGGTGATGACACAACTGGCTGAGCAGCACTCTGACAAAATGTTCACCATCCAAGGAGCCCCAAG TGATTCAGGACCACTAAGACTGGCCAGAACCCCATCACCAACAGAAGACGAGAGTCCACCTGAGAGTCCAGATGCCATCGCTAATCACATGCTCCGTCCTGTCTCACCTGGACCACCGCGGCCCAAATCCCCTATACAG CTTAAGAAGGGGCCGCCGGTACCTCCACCACCAAAAGCCACACCTACCAAGGAGGTGGCAGAAGAGCAGATCATCAACCTATTTGGAGGGGATTTTTTACCAGCACCTTCCCTATCACAG CCTAATGAAAGACCAGGAGAATCTCTTCTTGACATGGACTTCGATGCTTTCCAGCCAGATGAAAGTGTTTCTCCAATACCACAG ACGGCTGTGCCTTGGGATATGTGGGCG gCAAATGCGCAAACAACTGAACCG GCTGCAGACACCAACTTTGTCGCCGACTGGTCTGCCGACTTCGGTTCTTTGCCGGCAAATGAAGATACTTCTCCAGGAGTGGAGGCCCCTGCTGTAGGGCTGGAGGGGGCACAGGGGAGGGTTCAAGGGGGGGCCCAGGACTTGCCCCAAACAGACGTCTGGCAGCCAGGTGCAGACAAAGCTACCCCTTCCCAGGACAGAGAGGTAGCCACAGCAGCGGAAGAG GACACCACTGGCCAATCATTCTTTGCTGATTTTGATGAGATG AATGAAGGTCCTGCAGACTCAAATGGTCCTCCAGAAGCTTTAGTTCGAGAAGCTGCTGATGAACAAGACAAGTCTTCATCTCCCCTCGCTGGTGAGGGTCATCCATCTCCCCCTGCTGGTGAGggtcctccatctccccctgctggtgagggtcctccatctccccctgctggtgaaagccctccatctccccctcctGGTGAAggtcctccatctccccctgctggtgaaggtcctccatctccccctgctggtgaaggtcctccatctccccctgctggtgaaggtcctccatctccccctgcTGGTGAAAAGTCTTCATCTCTAGGCTCTTTTGGTGAGGCGCTTCCAGTAGGAGCGAAGGTAGAGGAACTTGGTGGGCCCTCTGTTGGTGAGGAGGATACTCCAGGAAGTTCTAGCAACAAAAGCGAGCCTGAT GAAAAAATGCCAATACCGTCCGTGGTAATCGAGCCTGCCTCCAGTAACGAAGGAGATGATGACCGGGATGCTGACATCATCTCTCCCACAGCCATCAGTGACAATGGTGTAACACTGGAAAACCAGACCATCAAACACATGAGTCCATCTGGTGGAGTGTCAGGACTCCCCGATGATTTCCTCTACAAG GTGGAGACAATGCATGACTTTGAGGCAGCAAATTCAGATGAGCTGGAACTGAAAAGAGGTGATGTGGTGTTGGTGGTTCCCACTGCCTCAGCAGAGGATCAG GATGCCGGCTGGCTCACAGGAATCAGAGAAAGTGAGTGGTTAACGATTGGTGCTGGGGCTCACAGAGGACTTTTCCCGGAAAACTTCACACAGCATTTGGAGTAA